Part of the Saccharospirillaceae bacterium genome, ACAGTTGACCAAACCTCTCAACAGGGTTGTTGACTCCCATCTCCAGAACATTAATATTGCCCACTTTATTTCGCCCTGAAACAAGTGTGGAAACCCGGTGTGGTCTGACTTGGTTGGGGTTTCAGTTAATACTTATATTGTTTTGAGGGCTGTAATTATGGCTAAGGAAACGTTTGAGCGTTCCAAACCGCACGTAAACGTTGGCACCATCGGTCACGTTGACCATGGTAAAAC contains:
- a CDS encoding elongation factor Tu, with amino-acid sequence MAKETFERSKPHVNVGTIGHVDHGKT